In Gopherus flavomarginatus isolate rGopFla2 chromosome 1, rGopFla2.mat.asm, whole genome shotgun sequence, a single genomic region encodes these proteins:
- the LOC127052065 gene encoding cytoglobin-1-like, with the protein MAFSEAEVQRARGAWEKMYANAEDNGTTVLVRMFTEHPDTKSYFTHFKGMGTAEEMEQSDQVRSHGKRVLTTINDLVQHLDSTDAFLGIVNPLGKKHAVQLKVDPKNFRIICDIILQLMEEKYGGDCKASFEKVTNEICTRLNNAYKEAGW; encoded by the exons ATGGCATTCTCTGAAGCAGAAGTGCAGAGGGCTCGTGGGGCCTGGGAGAAGATGTATGCCAatgctgaagacaatgggacaaCTGTCCTGGTCAG AATGTTTACAGAACACCCAGACACCAAGTCCTACTTCACCCACTTTAAAGGGATGGGCACAGCCGAAGAGATGGAACAGTCAGATCAGGTCAGGAGTCATGGCAAGAGGGTCCTCACCACCATCAATGACTTGGTCCAACACCTCGACAGCACTGATGCTTTCCTTGGGATAGTGAACCCACTGGGCAAGAAACATGCAGTGCAGCTCAAGGTTGACCCCAAGAACTTTAGG ATAATCTGTGACATTATCTTGCAACTGATGGAGGAGAAATATGGTGGAGACTGCAAGGCTTCCTTTGAGAAGGTGACCAATGAAATCTGCACTCGTCTGAACAATGCCTACAAAGAAGCTGGCTGGTGA